Below is a window of Roseivirga misakiensis DNA.
TTACCTTAAGTAAGTTGAGATCTTGGTCACTTATTTTCAATAGTTTCTTGTTTCTAATTCCTGATCAATATCTACCATCAGTTTTTTACAGTTGTTAATGAAATCTTTTATTTCATTCAACCTGTATTTGTCTGTTTCTGTAAAAAAAGATGCTTGCTTGAAAAAGCCAATATAACTCGCGGAGTTAGGGTTGTGTATCCAGGTGGTATCTATGCCTTTTAAATCTATTGGAGATTGTTTTAACCTGTCTATTAACACTAGCAGGGGATAAAGCTCTTTGTTAAGGTTTGTAATGTCCTGACCATTTCGATTTATTTCCTGAAAAGCACTTTCATAACTCTCGGCCAGGTTATAATGATTACTGATTTTTTCTTTCAGTGTAGCGTTCCTAATGCTATAAAAATTTCCACCACTAAGCATTTCATCATAAGTGCTCCGGTTAACTGGAAATATGCTCCAGTAAGTAGAAGTTAACGAATCTATGGTCCTAAAGTCAAAGATTGAAGGGGTGTTTTTAAATAATTGAATCCCTTTCTGAAGGTTTGAAATGTTGATCTTATATATAGAATCAAGGGGAGTTAATAGTTCGATATTATTACTTAAATCATTTTTTAGGTTTGTCAAATACACAAGCTCTTGCTTGCGTTTTAACCTATCTTGGTTCCAGTTATTGATACCCATTGCGAGAAGAATACCAATCATAACGAGAGTGATCTCTCCAATGGCGTATTTTAGGTATGTGCCAGTCTTACTTTGTGAAATTAACTTTCCCCTGATACTACGAAAGAACTTGATCATGAATACTTATTATAATGCCACGCCGATCAATTTACAGAATCTAATTTTATCAAATCGAAGTTTATTCTTTTGACTGACTCTCTATAAAAATTTGATTGAGCTTATATAGGCCCAAGCTATAAATAGAAGCTGTAAAGGAATTCTAAACCATAAATATGAAATTCCATGCCCATCAAATGAGCCTTTTTGAAAGTCTATTTTATGAACTGAGGCATAAATGTTAGCTGGTAACATCAATACTAAGAAAATAATCAAAGCCCATCCACTGATCACTCTCAACTTTGGTATTAGTAAGCCAATGGCCAGCAGGATTTCAAAAACTCCAGTGAGATAAACTAAGTCTGTCTTAAAAGGGATGAACTGCGGTATCATCATTGACATCCCTTTGGTATATACGAAATGCCCTATTGCCGTAAAGCACAACATTATTGACAAGGCCAATCTGGCAGAAAAGGCAAAATTGTATTCATTACTTACCATTTTCATCACGAAAATGGTAAGCACAAAACTTGCTAAAAGTACTACTAATGGTTTCATGTTATCTGCGTTTAATCCTTTACAAAGGGAGTAAATGATTTCGGAGATGGCAATGAACCTGGGTTAAGTAATGCGTTTACGTATTCTACTCAGGGCCTGAGGTGTAACACCAATATAAGACGCTATGTACCTTAATGGTATTTGTTTTAGTAGCCTAGGGCGTTCTAAGAACAAGTCTAAATATCGTTCTTCTGCAGTTTTTTTAAGTAGGGAAAGCTCTCTTTTAGATTTTATTAAAAACATATTTTCAGCCATAATACGTCCAATAAAATTTCCACTTTCAGTTTTGTCATAAACCTCTTGAAGGTCGTTGTAAGATATGCGCCACAAAACTGTTTCGGTCAGCGTTTCTATTTGATAGTGAGATGGTGCTTGGGTAATGAAGGAGTCATAAGCAGTTACAAATTCATTTTCGAATAAGAAACCAAAGGTTAAATCATTCTCTTCCTGTGGAATATAGAATCTCACTATCCCTTCAGAAATAAAGGATAGATAGTTTTCTATTGATCCAACCGCCGTAAGGTTAGCATTCTTATTCAATTTTACCTTATCCAATTTTGAAGCAAAAAGGCTCCAATCAGGATCGTTCATTGGATAAATTTTATCTATAAACTTTTTGATCTCTTCCAATTGCCAAAATTTAGCTCAATTAATACAGAGTCTTTGCTTACTTCTCGTATTCTATTTTGTGAATGCGCCATGTAATACTAGCCGCTGGAGTTTTAACTAGTACTTCATCTCCTTCCCGTTTCTTTAACAAGGCTTGAGCGATAGGAGAGTCGATAGAAATATAATCTTTCATGCCTATAAGCTCTTCATAGCCAACGATCCGAAGTCTTTTTTTTAGGCCTTTGTCGTTTTCAATTTCTACCCAAGCACCAAACATGACTTGGCCTTCTTGATGGGGATGATAATGGATAACTTTAAAGTTGTCAACGCACTTCCGCAGGTAGTGAATGCGTCCATCAATCTCTCTAAGGCGTTTTTTATTGTAATGATAGTCGGCATTTTCCGATCTGTCTCCCAAACTCGCCGCCCAGGAAACCTTCTTTGTAGTCTCAGGACGTTCTACACGCCAGAGGTGATCAATTTCGTCCTTTAGTTTCTCCATCCCTTCCGGGGTAATCATCGGAGTCCTCATTTTATTGATTATTCAACAGTTTGTAGAAAAATGATAGGTACAAATATAAAAGACACGAGGAGCATATTCGCGCGTTCAACCTCCAATTTTTGTAGACTTATAGGATCGTTTTAAGCTAAATCGTAGACACGTATAAGAGGAAAAGGATTGCTTTGTAAACCGTTTTTAGAGCTATTTAGGTTTGATTTTTTGGTTTGCTTGTGAAAAACTAACAAGGGACGGGAGAAAACTGCTTCCAGTACCGATGAGATACCTCCAATTTTCTGATGGCTCCTTATGACTTCATTTTTTGGTAAGACGACCTAAATCAAGTCTTTTTATATATTCCTGAGAACGAGGTCTTCTTGCTTTTGTCGGTCTTATGACCAATAAGAGCGTAGAATTCAGTCTATGACCTTAGACTATCAAGGATGTATTACCTATTCTATTGCTTTTAGTTTCTCACTAAGATTCTCTAATATGAGCTTCGTTAATTCTTCAATAGGTAGTTTGACTTCAATCGTTGAAAGACCTTTTTTCGTTGTTTGAGTCAAAATACAATGAGAATAAGCCTTCACAAAAGGACTAGAAAATGAGTAAAGCCCAGATATCTCATCATGCCTCAGAATGCTGCCTCGATCTTGTCCCTGAAGTTTGGATAAATAGCTTGTGAGATTACCAGCAGGGTATTCTTTTTGAGCTATTCTTATATGAGTTAGAATTTCATTGTATGAAAGCTCATCTTTTCCTAAGTCTAGAATGGCTTTCAGAATTATCCGAGGGTTATTATATTTTCTAGATCTTGAAACCTTCATGGCCTTATCAAAGATTTCCTTCAATGTGTCCGACGAAGACTTTACGTACTTTGACACAGCCTTGTCAAAATCGGTAACATTTAATGTAACCGTTTTAACTTGGGTAGATTCTATCCCTTCTTTTCGACACATGTTAAGACATAGATGATGACACGCAGAAGCAAGGCCACTGGAAAATTTAATTGTTCTTTTTACAACCGTTGATTGAAACTTGATGTTTAGAAGTTCTTCACCACTGTAGATGACTTTCGATAATTCGTTTTCATTCATTAAGGGTACATAGATTTCGGCAACACGTTGCTTCATTTCTGGATCGTATTTAATCACTTCCCTTGCCGTATTTACAGCCCCAATCGCTAATATTTTGAGATCGGGGTAGTCAACAGAATAGTCCATAAAGATCTTCATAATCTGAGCTATTTTTACTTTCTCGGGCTCTTCAACTTTATGAAAATCTTCGAGCACCCAACAGATCCCCATTTCGCCAAAAAACTTCCCGAGCCTTTGAGGGGTTAACTGAACAGGTACTAAACGCCTAGAAACTTCCTGAATATTTTCCTCAAATGAATTTTTGATACTCAAATATTCAGATTTAATACCAAGCGAAATAGATGATTTAGTTGAGAAACTTTTTTCGTCGGTATAATATTTATTAAGTTGATCAAAGCCATCAACCAGTATCTGCTCGAAAGTCATCCCTTTCATGCATCTTGTAATAACATGATTTTCGTAGAGCTGGTTAAGTTTGTTGACTAATAATGTGGTTTTTCCTGCTCCAGAAGGCCCATATACTACAATTTGCATTCCAGGTGTCCGTAGTGCATCTACTAAATCATCATTTATTGACTCGTCCCGTTCGACGAAAGAAAGTTTAGCAGGTGCCGTTGGAGTAAAGACTAAATTGAGATTATGACTTACCATTAAATTTGTCATTCTAATTTGATTTTTTTTGCTAAGACAATTAAGAGCTGAGGCTATCTAACTGTTTTAGAATAATTTATTAAAATAGACATAAAGCAGGAGTAAATTGTAGGATATTGTATTTATTCTTAGTGATTAGGCTCCGCTAGAGCAAGGATGTTTCAGAACTAAAAGTTTTTTAACCATTCAGATTTGAAGTAGGTTGTTTGAGTTTTCTCCCTTGTTGGTGTTGTCACCAACAAGCCAATGCCGTTGATTAACCACCAAAACATTCCATATAATGTCTCAAGAAGCTAAATTTATTGTCATTATCCTCATAAAATGAGGCAGAAGAGTATTGATACTGGACAAAATCGTCAGCAAGGTTCCATTTGCCACTGACTGGATTAGCATGTATATAGTTTAACTTTTGCTCTAACATATTTCTGCTTAATAGGTCTATAGACAAAGCGTTTCTTTGCCAAAACTGATACCTTCTGTCTTTTAAGTTTACCTCGAATTTAGAAAGTAAGTGAGGGTTGTGCTTTTGTAAATGAAACTTGATCTGTTGTCCAGTAAACTTAAGGAAATCCCGTTGTACATCTTTGAGAAGGTGTTTGTTCGATATTCTCCAAATTAAATGAATATGATTTGGCATAATCACGAAGCCATAGACTCTGACTCTATTCTCCTTACACAGGTATGTAAGTGAATCAATGATGACCTGTTTATTGTGGTGGTCATATAATGCTGGTATCCATTGATATATAGTAGCTGTAAAAAATTGAATACCATGTGTGTGCACGATTCAATTTAAGAAGATTATCTTGGTTTGCTCGTTGGTGAAAACACCAACAAGAGACGGGAGAAAAAATCCATCTTTACTTTTCAGAGATTACACTTCCTTTTCAAAAATCAATTCGAAGTAGCTGGAAGAACCATAGCCAGATGTTGAAGGCGCAAAGATCTGCTTAAATCGCCAACCTTTCTTGGCATAAGCTGCGATTACTTCTTTATAATCCACTTTCGGTTTTGCGCTCAAGAAACCAGATTTCAATTCAATTTTGACGAATTCATATTTATACATGATAAACCCTTTTCTTATAGATTTTATTATTCCTAAAATATCGAATCAATCGTAAAGATTCGGATATAAGATGACTAAACACTATACGCTCTTGTTGGTGTTCTAACCAACAAGGCAATGAATGTTGATTAGTAGCCGAATTCTTCAAAGTTTTCTCTTTGCATTACCATCCAATTCTCCCAATAAATCCTTCCAGTAGAACCAGCTCCATCTGGGTCAATTGAGAAGAAGTCAGGTAATATTTTAAAGTTTTTTTGTGTCTTCTTCTCGATTAAATAATGCGTTAAACACTCTAATAGCTTGTTGAAAGAAGAGAAGATTATTTCGGAAAGTCCGTCCAAGTCACCCTGATACTCATGATCATATACACGGATAGGGAAATCCTTTTTCTCCAGCTGTCCTCTTAAGTCAAATACTAAAGGGCCCGTATCATTTCCTTCATCGGCAAAAGGAACAAGTCCTTGAGGAATTAATTTTTGCGGAATGTGCCAATCAAGAATATTCCTTAAATATTCCAATGGTCGAGTGGGTAAAGATGAAGGAAGTCTTATGATAGAACAGTCGCCATCCTCAAAAAAGTATCTTCGGTGCCATTCTATGAAATTCTCTGGCAAAACAACATTAAAGTGGTTTTCTATTTTCTGATAGTCTTCAATTGTTAGTCTTCCGGGTAAGATTTTCCACTCATACCAACCATCTTCGTCAATTTTAGATTGTATCATTTCCTTTGGAACCTCCTCCCTGAAAACCATCTTCATTCCAGGTTGCCAATAAGCATTGAAAAATTGTTCTATTAAATCAGTCATACGATTTTTCGCCCTTGTTAGTGTTGTCACCAACTAGCCAATGCTGTTGATTAACCACCAAAACATTCCATATAATGTCTCAAGAAGCTAAATTTATTCTCATTATCCTCATAAAATGAGGCAGAAGAGATTCGCCGGTTAATAAAATCTTTTGATAGGCGGGCTTGTGGAATTATAAGCGACAACTATCTTTGCACTCGATGTACGCAAATTCACATATCGCACCCAGCGCAGCTTATGCACATCATTTCCATCATCTCGGTTGAGATGTATATAAAACTATGTGGCCTACGCGGTCGCAAGAATTCCCAACTTTCTTAAATCATTTTACACTAATTACAGTTCTTACATCCAGATGGATAATACATTACGCATAGCAGTACAGAAAAAGGGTCGTTTGAGTGATGATTCTTTAAAACTTATAAAAGAGTGTGGCATCAAATTCAACAATGGTGCGGGCAAGTTAAAGGCCAATTCAACCAACTTTCCAATGGAATTTCTCTTCCTTAGAGATGATGATATTCCCGGTTATGTTCAAGATGGTATTGCCGATATTGGTATAGTTGGAGGCAATGAGGCAGAGGAGAAAAATAAGGATGTCGATACGGTTAAAAACCTTGGGTTCTCTAAATGCAGATTATCGTTAGCGATCGATAAAAACGAAACATATAATGGAGTTGAAGACTTCGAGGGCAGGAGCCTAGCTACATCATATCCAAAGATTCTCGGAGATTACCTCAAATCGAAAAATGTCAACGCCGAAATTAACGAAATCAGTGGTTCAGTTGAAATTGCACCAAGTATCGGTTTAGCTTATGGTATCTGTGATATAGTCAGTTCGGGGTCCACACTTTTGAGCAATGGCTTAAAAGAAGTAGAGGTGATCTACAAGTCGGAAGCTGTACTTTTGGCGAATAAAAATCTAAGTGCTGAAAAACGCGAGATTCTTGATCGTTTTATCTTTAGAATTGAGTCGGTACAAGCCGCAAAAAACAACAAATATATCTTAATGAATGTGCCGAACGAGTCTGTTCAGCAGATCATTGATATACTTCCGGGTATGAAAAGCCCAACAGTTATGCCATTGGCCGATGAAGGCTGGAGTTCTGTGCATACTGTTATTCAAGAAGACGATTTTTGGGAAATTATTGAAGCATTGAGAGGTGCTGGGGCAGAAGGTATATTGGTGGTGCCAATCGAAAAAATGATCTTATGAAAACAGTAGTTAACCCTGTAAAGTCTACATGGTCGGAGCTACTGGCCAGGCCAACCATGGACTTGGAATCGATAGAGGGATTGGTAAGACCGGTGATGGAGTCAGTTCAGTCTCGTGGTGATTCAGCATTACGCGAGTTCACTGAGAAATTTGATGGCGTTTCTTTGTCAGATCTACAGGTTACGACAGAGGAGATTAGTCAAGCGATCAGCCAAGTGGATGATGATTTAAAGGCAGCGATTTCTATTGCTAAAAAGAACATTGAGACCTTTCACCAAGCACAAAAAGACGATTTCGTGAAGGTGGAAACAATGCCTGGAGTCAATTGCTTCAGGAAGTCTGTTGGGATAGATAAAGTAGGTTTATATATCCCGGGAGGCACCGCGCCGCTATTTTCTACAGTATTGATGTTGGCTGTACCGGCTAAAATTGCTGGCTCTCGGGAGCTTGTACTTTGTACCCCTCCTGATAAAAGTGGCAATGTTCATCCAGCCATACTTTATACGGCACAATTGGTCGGCATCGAAAAAATCTTCAAAGTTGGTGGAGCTCAAGCTGTTGCCGCTATGACTTTCGGAACAGAAACTATACCTCAAGTATACAAGATTTTTGGGCCAGGGAATCAATATGTCACAGCGGCCAAGCAATTGGCTATGAAATACGGTGTGGCTATCGATATGCCCGCAGGCCCTTCGGAAGTTGCAGTTTACGCCGATGAATCAGCAGTGCCAGCCTTTGTAGCGGCAGATTTACTTTCTCAGGCCGAACATGGTGTGGATTCACAAGTCGTTTTGGTCGCTTCTTCAGAAGAGATCGTCAATGAGGTGAAAGCCGAAGTTGCTGATCAGTTAAAGACATTGCCGAGGGCAGAGTTTGCCGAAAAAGCCTTGTCAAATAGTATCGCGATCGTGTTGTCTGACGAAGATCAAGCGATTGATTTGTTAAATGAATATGGGGCAGAGCACTTGATTCTTTCGGTCAAGAAACCCTGGGGAGTTGCCAATCGCATTGTAAATGCTGGCTCGGTCTTTTTGGGTAATTATACGCCAGAATCGGCGGGAGATTATGCGTCAGGCACCAATCACACCTTACCGACAAATGGCTATGCTAAAATGTATAGCGGTGTTTCACTTGATAGTTTCGTGAAAAAGATAACATACCAAGAAATTACGCCGCAGGGTCTTTCTGTTTTGGGGCCAGTGGTGGAAACTATGGCTGCTGCGGAGGAATTAGAAGCACATAAAAACGCGGTTACCTTAAGGTTAAATGAGATTAATAATGTTTGATCCTAACGAACTTTTAAGACCTCATCTGAAAAATTTGGTGCCATATTCTTCGGCTAGAGAAGATTATAAAGGCAGTGAAGGTGTCTTTTTAGATGCGAACGAGAATCCTTTTGGGTCGATTACCGAAGAGAATTGGAACCGATACCCAGACCCATATCAAGTAAAATTGAAAGGTCGAATTGGCGAGATTAAATCTGTCAGTGCCGATCGCATTTTCCTAGGAAATGGAAGCGACGAACCGATCGATTTACTGTTTAGGGCTTTCTGCGAACCTGGTGTCGATAATGTGATTATCAATCCGCCGACTTATGGTATGTATAAGGTGAGCGCCGACATTAATAACGTTGAAGCCCGCGAAGTATTAATGACGCGAGACTTCGACCTAGATGTAGATGGCATTCGACAAGCCATAGATGATCAGACTAAAATCGTATTTATCTGTTCGCCAAATAATCCTTCGGGCAACGATGTTGATTTAACCAAGATTGAGGCCATATTGAAGGAATTCAATGGGTTAGTAGTCATCGATGAGGCCTATATTGATTTCACTGAAAGAGCTTCTTTTATCGATCGCTTAGATGAGTTTCCTAACCTAATTGTGCTACAAACTTTTAGTAAAGCTTGGGGATTGGCAGCACTTCGTTTGGGAATGGCCTTTTGTTCGAAGGAAGTCTTAAATGTTTTGAATAAGATAAAGGCACCTTACAACTTGAGTGGCCTCACTCAAGAAACTGTTTTTGAAGCTTTGAAAGATGTGAAGCGAAAAGATGATATGGTGAGGGACATTTTGGTGAATAAAGAGACACTGAAGGTCGCTTTAGAAGGTTTGGAACGAATAGAAAAAGTATATCCTTCAGATGCGAATTTTTTCTTAGTAAAAACGCGCAAGGCACGTCAACTTTACGAAGATTTAATTGGGCACCAAGTCATATTAAGAGATCGCTCAAAAGTAGCTCTTTGCGAAGAGGGTATTAGAATTACGGTTGGAACAAAATCTGAGAACAGGATTTTAATCCAGACTTTGAAGGAAATAGGCAATTAAAGAATGAAAAAGGTACTTTTTATAGATAGGGACGGTACAATAATCGTTGAACCACCAATAGATTTTCAGGTTGATTCTTTGGAGAAACTCGAGTTTTTACCGGGAGCAATTTCTAACCTTAGAAAAATTGCTGAACAGCTCGATTTTGAATTGGTCATGGTGACAAATCAAGACGGTTTGGGCTCAGATTCTTTTCCAGAAGATACCTTTTGGCCTGCTCAGAACAAAATGTTGAAAACACTCGAAGGGGAAGGCGTGGTTTTCAATGAAATATGCATTGATCGTACTTTTGAAGCAGAAAATGCCCCAACCCGTAAGCCTAGAACAGGACTATTGACGAATTACTTGGAAGGCGATTATGATCTAGCCAATTCCTACGTTTTAGGAGATAGAAAAACGGATATTCAACTAGCCGAAAACTTAGGAGCGAGAGCGATATTTATATCAGAAGAATCCGATAAACGTGCTGCACTTTCCACAACTAGTTGGGATGAAATTTTCAGTTACTTACAAATGCCAGCACGGACTGCTGAAATTCATCGTGTAACAAAAGAGACTGATATTCTCATACACTTGAATTTAGATGGTACTGGGCAGTGTGATAATGATACGGGTTTAGGCTTCTTCGATCATATGCTAGATCAGCTGGGGAAACATTCGGGAGCCGATTTGACGGTCAAAGTAAAGGGAGATTTACATATAGATGAGCATCATACGATTGAAGACACAGCCCTTGCGCTGGGTGAAGCTTATTTAGAGGCGATTGGCGATAAAAAGGGAATTAATCGATATGGTTTCCTATTGCCAATGGATGAAGCACTTGCCCAAGTTGCCATCGATTTTAGTGGTCGGCCGTGGTTGGTTTGGGAAGCTGATTTCAAACGAGAAAAGGTGGGTGACATGCCGACAGAAATGTTTATGCACTTTTTCAAGTCATTTTCTGACACCTCAAAATCTAACCTAAACATTAAAGTTGAGGGGGATAACGAGCACCATAAAATCGAGGCTATCTTTAAAGCTTTTGCCAAGGCGATCAAAATGGCAATAAAAAGAAACCCAGATGAGCTCGATATTCTACCGAGTACAAAAGGGTTACTCTAATCGCGGTCAAACGAAATTACTATATAAGTCGTCAATTTTCGAATTTGACAACCTCGAGCTTTTAGTCTTCGTCTACTCGTATGGCTTCTAATTGTTGGCCATCTTCGCGGATCATGAGCAGTTTGGTGATTTTGTCTTTGTCGTTTTTCACAAATTCAATATCTACACCGAATGCTTTGAGGAAAAAACGACTATTCGTGATAGGTACCAGTTCGTAAACCTTCTCATCTGGTCCAACGGCCTGCAGGTTGTTTTTCTCAATTTCAATTTTAAGAAAAGTGTCCTTTTGCATTTCATAACTACCTACGTAGGCTTTCATGGTCTTCTTCGGTACTGTAATGCCTTGCTCTTGCTTACTTTGAGCTTGGCCGCCGAATTGGAACAACGCTATGGCGATTAAGGTGAACAAGCTTACTCTTATGGTTTGTTGTTTTTGATTTGTTTTCATGGTCTTTGCTGTTATTTAAAGAGAAGACTTTCAATGGGTTAATGTGGTTAACAAGCCTATTTCACTAATCTACAAGTTGGCTGAATCGCTCTTTGAAATCAGATTATTTCTAGACCAAAACCGAAAGCAATAGAGGCTAAAGTATCTCAGCTAACAGTTAGGTGTTAAATTTTTCCACTTTTAAGCTCCTATGTTTTACTTTCGACCTTGAATTTCAGCCATGAAGAAGATTTTTTGCCTTTTCCTCATCCTAACGGTTCATCAACTATCGGGTCAAAACCTGGATTGGTGGGATGCCCTGCATGACTATCCTAACGCGGCTGGAACAGATCGTGATCGATACGTGAGCATATCACCAGGTTATTTTGGGCCAAATGCCTTAAGAATTCCAGTCCTCCGAAATGGCAAAATTGATAATGAGC
It encodes the following:
- a CDS encoding DUF6090 family protein → MIKFFRSIRGKLISQSKTGTYLKYAIGEITLVMIGILLAMGINNWNQDRLKRKQELVYLTNLKNDLSNNIELLTPLDSIYKINISNLQKGIQLFKNTPSIFDFRTIDSLTSTYWSIFPVNRSTYDEMLSGGNFYSIRNATLKEKISNHYNLAESYESAFQEINRNGQDITNLNKELYPLLVLIDRLKQSPIDLKGIDTTWIHNPNSASYIGFFKQASFFTETDKYRLNEIKDFINNCKKLMVDIDQELETRNY
- a CDS encoding DoxX family protein, coding for MKPLVVLLASFVLTIFVMKMVSNEYNFAFSARLALSIMLCFTAIGHFVYTKGMSMMIPQFIPFKTDLVYLTGVFEILLAIGLLIPKLRVISGWALIIFLVLMLPANIYASVHKIDFQKGSFDGHGISYLWFRIPLQLLFIAWAYISSIKFL
- a CDS encoding Crp/Fnr family transcriptional regulator, whose amino-acid sequence is MNDPDWSLFASKLDKVKLNKNANLTAVGSIENYLSFISEGIVRFYIPQEENDLTFGFLFENEFVTAYDSFITQAPSHYQIETLTETVLWRISYNDLQEVYDKTESGNFIGRIMAENMFLIKSKRELSLLKKTAEERYLDLFLERPRLLKQIPLRYIASYIGVTPQALSRIRKRIT
- the greB gene encoding transcription elongation factor GreB gives rise to the protein MRTPMITPEGMEKLKDEIDHLWRVERPETTKKVSWAASLGDRSENADYHYNKKRLREIDGRIHYLRKCVDNFKVIHYHPHQEGQVMFGAWVEIENDKGLKKRLRIVGYEELIGMKDYISIDSPIAQALLKKREGDEVLVKTPAASITWRIHKIEYEK
- a CDS encoding P-loop NTPase family protein; translated protein: MTNLMVSHNLNLVFTPTAPAKLSFVERDESINDDLVDALRTPGMQIVVYGPSGAGKTTLLVNKLNQLYENHVITRCMKGMTFEQILVDGFDQLNKYYTDEKSFSTKSSISLGIKSEYLSIKNSFEENIQEVSRRLVPVQLTPQRLGKFFGEMGICWVLEDFHKVEEPEKVKIAQIMKIFMDYSVDYPDLKILAIGAVNTAREVIKYDPEMKQRVAEIYVPLMNENELSKVIYSGEELLNIKFQSTVVKRTIKFSSGLASACHHLCLNMCRKEGIESTQVKTVTLNVTDFDKAVSKYVKSSSDTLKEIFDKAMKVSRSRKYNNPRIILKAILDLGKDELSYNEILTHIRIAQKEYPAGNLTSYLSKLQGQDRGSILRHDEISGLYSFSSPFVKAYSHCILTQTTKKGLSTIEVKLPIEELTKLILENLSEKLKAIE
- a CDS encoding transposase yields the protein MHTHGIQFFTATIYQWIPALYDHHNKQVIIDSLTYLCKENRVRVYGFVIMPNHIHLIWRISNKHLLKDVQRDFLKFTGQQIKFHLQKHNPHLLSKFEVNLKDRRYQFWQRNALSIDLLSRNMLEQKLNYIHANPVSGKWNLADDFVQYQYSSASFYEDNDNKFSFLRHYMECFGG
- a CDS encoding DUF4177 domain-containing protein; translated protein: MYKYEFVKIELKSGFLSAKPKVDYKEVIAAYAKKGWRFKQIFAPSTSGYGSSSYFELIFEKEV
- a CDS encoding SMI1/KNR4 family protein, with the protein product MTDLIEQFFNAYWQPGMKMVFREEVPKEMIQSKIDEDGWYEWKILPGRLTIEDYQKIENHFNVVLPENFIEWHRRYFFEDGDCSIIRLPSSLPTRPLEYLRNILDWHIPQKLIPQGLVPFADEGNDTGPLVFDLRGQLEKKDFPIRVYDHEYQGDLDGLSEIIFSSFNKLLECLTHYLIEKKTQKNFKILPDFFSIDPDGAGSTGRIYWENWMVMQRENFEEFGY
- the hisG gene encoding ATP phosphoribosyltransferase codes for the protein MDNTLRIAVQKKGRLSDDSLKLIKECGIKFNNGAGKLKANSTNFPMEFLFLRDDDIPGYVQDGIADIGIVGGNEAEEKNKDVDTVKNLGFSKCRLSLAIDKNETYNGVEDFEGRSLATSYPKILGDYLKSKNVNAEINEISGSVEIAPSIGLAYGICDIVSSGSTLLSNGLKEVEVIYKSEAVLLANKNLSAEKREILDRFIFRIESVQAAKNNKYILMNVPNESVQQIIDILPGMKSPTVMPLADEGWSSVHTVIQEDDFWEIIEALRGAGAEGILVVPIEKMIL
- the hisD gene encoding histidinol dehydrogenase; translation: MKTVVNPVKSTWSELLARPTMDLESIEGLVRPVMESVQSRGDSALREFTEKFDGVSLSDLQVTTEEISQAISQVDDDLKAAISIAKKNIETFHQAQKDDFVKVETMPGVNCFRKSVGIDKVGLYIPGGTAPLFSTVLMLAVPAKIAGSRELVLCTPPDKSGNVHPAILYTAQLVGIEKIFKVGGAQAVAAMTFGTETIPQVYKIFGPGNQYVTAAKQLAMKYGVAIDMPAGPSEVAVYADESAVPAFVAADLLSQAEHGVDSQVVLVASSEEIVNEVKAEVADQLKTLPRAEFAEKALSNSIAIVLSDEDQAIDLLNEYGAEHLILSVKKPWGVANRIVNAGSVFLGNYTPESAGDYASGTNHTLPTNGYAKMYSGVSLDSFVKKITYQEITPQGLSVLGPVVETMAAAEELEAHKNAVTLRLNEINNV
- the hisC gene encoding histidinol-phosphate transaminase, which gives rise to MRLIMFDPNELLRPHLKNLVPYSSAREDYKGSEGVFLDANENPFGSITEENWNRYPDPYQVKLKGRIGEIKSVSADRIFLGNGSDEPIDLLFRAFCEPGVDNVIINPPTYGMYKVSADINNVEAREVLMTRDFDLDVDGIRQAIDDQTKIVFICSPNNPSGNDVDLTKIEAILKEFNGLVVIDEAYIDFTERASFIDRLDEFPNLIVLQTFSKAWGLAALRLGMAFCSKEVLNVLNKIKAPYNLSGLTQETVFEALKDVKRKDDMVRDILVNKETLKVALEGLERIEKVYPSDANFFLVKTRKARQLYEDLIGHQVILRDRSKVALCEEGIRITVGTKSENRILIQTLKEIGN
- the hisB gene encoding bifunctional histidinol-phosphatase/imidazoleglycerol-phosphate dehydratase HisB, whose amino-acid sequence is MKKVLFIDRDGTIIVEPPIDFQVDSLEKLEFLPGAISNLRKIAEQLDFELVMVTNQDGLGSDSFPEDTFWPAQNKMLKTLEGEGVVFNEICIDRTFEAENAPTRKPRTGLLTNYLEGDYDLANSYVLGDRKTDIQLAENLGARAIFISEESDKRAALSTTSWDEIFSYLQMPARTAEIHRVTKETDILIHLNLDGTGQCDNDTGLGFFDHMLDQLGKHSGADLTVKVKGDLHIDEHHTIEDTALALGEAYLEAIGDKKGINRYGFLLPMDEALAQVAIDFSGRPWLVWEADFKREKVGDMPTEMFMHFFKSFSDTSKSNLNIKVEGDNEHHKIEAIFKAFAKAIKMAIKRNPDELDILPSTKGLL
- a CDS encoding DUF3471 domain-containing protein, which translates into the protein MKTNQKQQTIRVSLFTLIAIALFQFGGQAQSKQEQGITVPKKTMKAYVGSYEMQKDTFLKIEIEKNNLQAVGPDEKVYELVPITNSRFFLKAFGVDIEFVKNDKDKITKLLMIREDGQQLEAIRVDED